The Pseudanabaena galeata CCNP1313 genome includes a region encoding these proteins:
- a CDS encoding cytochrome P450, giving the protein MTLFSTIQISFAALLPYTSIIAIAIIGILSWRSWQKRQRYQSLKSLPSPARHWLLGNIPQILEAVKKRQFFKLIFDWSKQYGSIYVYWVGYPVLILSKPSVIESTIVNGMKDGSLIRSKQVVRAWNDISGPILLGQSGTEWQWRRKAWNPEFTSSGLSEYMDMVHQACSQITTTIKTAAPDASIQVDGLFVELTMRVISCLLLGIPIDREANSPEGSPLDVEKIYKEMSVIGYRLLRVATSEKPWMNTYPHNHPVTIGRQEAILKNFSRHV; this is encoded by the coding sequence ATGACCCTATTCAGTACTATACAGATTTCTTTTGCTGCATTGCTCCCTTATACCAGCATAATTGCGATCGCGATTATAGGCATTCTTAGCTGGCGTTCTTGGCAAAAAAGACAGCGCTATCAATCGCTAAAATCATTGCCATCACCAGCAAGGCATTGGCTACTAGGTAACATTCCGCAAATATTAGAAGCAGTCAAAAAGAGACAATTCTTTAAACTCATATTTGACTGGAGTAAACAATACGGTTCTATCTATGTTTATTGGGTCGGCTATCCCGTTCTCATATTAAGCAAACCGTCAGTCATTGAAAGCACTATTGTCAATGGGATGAAAGATGGTAGCTTAATTCGCTCAAAACAAGTAGTTCGGGCTTGGAATGATATCAGTGGACCAATCTTATTAGGACAAAGCGGAACCGAGTGGCAATGGCGACGGAAAGCTTGGAATCCAGAATTCACATCTAGTGGACTTTCGGAATATATGGACATGGTACATCAAGCCTGTTCACAAATCACCACCACCATTAAAACTGCTGCCCCTGACGCAAGCATTCAAGTTGATGGACTGTTTGTAGAATTAACCATGCGGGTGATTTCCTGTTTACTGTTAGGTATTCCGATTGATCGCGAAGCTAATAGTCCAGAAGGTTCGCCTCTTGATGTGGAAAAAATTTACAAGGAGATGTCAGTGATTGGTTATCGACTTTTGCGCGTAGCAACTAGCGAAAAACCTTGGATGAATACTTACCCACACAATCATCCCGTGACTATTGGGCGGCAAGAGGCTATCTTGAAAAATTTCTCTCGCCACGTATAG
- a CDS encoding cytochrome P450, translating to MDEYLPTQSSRDYWAARGYLEKFLSPRIDLALQLRDKKQIEADSISPLFQKSMLVKIAEREPRYTRETLIAESIELLIAGTDTTAHTLTSVRYRHLRRASHAANGEKW from the coding sequence TTGGATGAATACTTACCCACACAATCATCCCGTGACTATTGGGCGGCAAGAGGCTATCTTGAAAAATTTCTCTCGCCACGTATAGATCTCGCTCTGCAACTCAGAGACAAAAAACAGATTGAGGCTGATTCAATCAGTCCTTTATTCCAAAAATCAATGCTGGTCAAAATTGCCGAGAGAGAACCTCGCTACACCAGAGAAACTCTGATTGCCGAATCAATTGAACTATTGATTGCTGGTACTGATACTACCGCGCATACTTTAACGTCAGTTCGATATCGCCATTTGCGGCGTGCTTCGCACGCCGCAAATGGCGAAAAATGGTAA
- a CDS encoding cytochrome P450, with protein MAKNGKNRLAILTIFRCRRTDVTLSFAVGELALHPDIFEKAQGIVDQVWQKHGSLSLESLKELNYLRAIVKETIRLYSIASGSTSLQVVKPIVVEGITVPEGTKLFWSILGAGRDAETYDQPNEFQPERWLDEHKGSLPLPMVGFGSGYHRCLGEHLAMLEATIMLAQLLRHFNWTLVNGRSSLENLQQNLLIYPPDGMPVRFQLRS; from the coding sequence ATGGCGAAAAATGGTAAGAATCGCTTAGCGATTCTTACCATTTTTCGCTGTCGTCGAACTGACGTTACTTTATCCTTTGCGGTCGGTGAGCTTGCCTTACATCCAGACATTTTTGAAAAAGCGCAAGGAATTGTCGATCAAGTATGGCAAAAGCATGGATCGTTGTCGCTAGAAAGCCTGAAAGAACTCAACTATCTTCGTGCGATCGTCAAAGAAACTATTCGTCTTTACTCTATTGCATCTGGTTCGACTTCGTTACAGGTTGTCAAACCCATTGTTGTTGAGGGAATTACTGTTCCTGAAGGCACTAAATTATTTTGGTCAATTTTAGGTGCAGGTAGAGATGCTGAGACATACGACCAGCCTAACGAATTTCAGCCAGAGCGTTGGCTTGACGAACATAAAGGTAGTCTTCCACTACCAATGGTGGGATTTGGTTCAGGCTATCATCGTTGTCTGGGCGAGCATTTAGCAATGTTAGAGGCAACAATTATGTTGGCACAACTGCTACGACACTTTAATTGGACATTGGTCAACGGTCGTTCGTCCCTAGAAAATTTGCAGCAAAATTTATTGATTTATCCACCCGATGGTATGCCAGTGCGGTTTCAGTTAAGGTCGTAA
- a CDS encoding LysM peptidoglycan-binding domain-containing protein: MKRSICETAMQEYIVRAGDTLSAIARRFLGANGDWREIARINKITNPASLQIGQRLLIPIVARPPIAQNPEVAMVRNTLQGVYPPNKIAISFTTVGSDVIAKLLNTGQQEPFAKTRDLGLYRLGIFKLRDFIAYGSGLLQQVQMSPSEIKVMLVTSANEGSLDAINTWDSQYLSFGIFQWTLGSAGQQGELPALLNNLKRRYPSEFQYYFGQFGLDVTSLDGITGWMSLNGNRLVNAADKNLMRQPLWALRFAIAGMDALVQSVQVLHAISRLDRFYFTPTQTLQGFTLSQLLSSEFAVALLLDHHVNRPSHVIPCVADAIARSRLTPAQVAQGSIDNEALIIQNYLTLRETFGGSSAMTKSRERAELARQAIATNNLSPQRFSFRSNRQVRFT, from the coding sequence TTGAAACGTTCGATTTGTGAGACAGCTATGCAGGAATATATTGTTAGAGCTGGAGATACACTATCAGCGATCGCGAGACGCTTTTTGGGTGCTAATGGTGATTGGCGCGAGATTGCCCGCATTAATAAAATTACTAACCCTGCAAGCCTACAAATTGGTCAAAGATTGCTCATTCCTATAGTCGCAAGACCACCTATCGCCCAAAATCCTGAAGTTGCGATGGTCAGGAACACATTGCAGGGAGTTTATCCCCCCAATAAAATTGCAATTTCTTTTACCACCGTTGGCAGTGATGTGATTGCTAAGCTGCTAAATACAGGACAACAAGAACCATTTGCCAAAACTAGGGATCTGGGGCTATATCGCTTAGGGATTTTTAAGCTGCGCGATTTTATCGCCTATGGCTCAGGGTTGCTGCAACAGGTGCAAATGAGTCCATCAGAAATTAAGGTAATGTTGGTAACTTCGGCTAATGAAGGTAGCCTTGACGCGATTAATACTTGGGATAGTCAATATCTCAGTTTTGGGATATTTCAATGGACATTAGGTAGCGCAGGACAACAGGGCGAATTACCTGCATTACTCAATAATTTAAAAAGGCGTTATCCGTCAGAGTTTCAATATTATTTTGGACAATTTGGATTGGATGTTACTTCTCTAGATGGCATCACGGGTTGGATGTCCCTCAATGGCAATCGTCTAGTTAATGCCGCCGATAAAAACCTGATGCGGCAACCACTTTGGGCGCTGCGGTTTGCGATCGCAGGGATGGATGCACTAGTGCAATCGGTACAGGTACTGCACGCGATTTCCCGACTTGATCGCTTTTATTTTACGCCTACCCAAACTTTGCAAGGCTTTACCCTTTCCCAACTATTAAGCTCAGAATTTGCAGTGGCGCTGCTGCTTGATCACCATGTCAATCGTCCTAGCCATGTGATTCCCTGTGTTGCCGATGCGATCGCGCGATCGCGTTTAACGCCTGCTCAAGTGGCTCAAGGCTCTATCGATAATGAAGCCCTGATTATTCAAAACTATTTAACTCTGCGCGAAACCTTTGGTGGCTCAAGCGCTATGACTAAATCACGTGAACGTGCCGAACTAGCCAGACAGGCGATCGCGACTAATAATCTTTCTCCCCAGAGATTTTCATTTCGCTCGAACCGCCAAGTAAGATTTACATAA